In a single window of the Dromaius novaehollandiae isolate bDroNov1 chromosome 17, bDroNov1.hap1, whole genome shotgun sequence genome:
- the PIK3IP1 gene encoding phosphoinositide-3-kinase-interacting protein 1 isoform X2, giving the protein MWRRSKTVDSEGREEECLRGDGASYRGSRRVASGGAPCLNWLAVRSGGAALPAAAADHSSCRNPDGAAAPWCYVRGAAGVPERRPCDIAPCPDATSTAAPVPATEADISQEVDQVFEPADTLPSRSEAAAVQPVIGISQRVQMNSKEKKDLGTLGYVLGLIMIVIIIAIGAGIVVGYVYKRGKDLKDKHEQKVYEREMQRITLPLSAFTNPACELVDENTIVVHTNETPVEDTHDGSGPLMGQAGTPGA; this is encoded by the exons ATGTGGCGTCGAAGCAAAACAGTCGATTCAGAGGGGCGAGAAGAAG AGTGTCTCCGCGGCGACGGCGCGTCCTACCGCGGCAGCCGGCGAGTGGCCTCCGGCGGCGCCCCGTGCCTCAACTGGCTGGCGgtgcggagcggcggcgccgcgctcccggcag ccgccgcggaccacagcagctgcaggaacCCGGACGGCGCCGCCGCGCCCTGGTGCTACGTCCGAGGCGCCGCCGGGGTCCCCGAGCGGAGACCCTGCGACATCGCCCCGTGCCCAG ATGCTACTTCTACCGCAGCCCCAGTTCCTGCGACGGAGGCTGATATTTCTCAGGAGGTCGACCAAGTGTTTGAACCGGCTGATACCTTACCCTCCCGGAGCGAGGCAGCCGCTGTGCAGCCCGTCATTGGGATCAGTCAGAGAGTGCAAATGAACTCCAAAGAAAAGAAGGACTTAGGGACACTAG GGTATGTGCTGGGGCTGATCATGATAGTGATAATCATTGCCATTGGAGCCGGTATTGTCGTGGGATATGTCTACAAGAG GGGGAAAGACCTGAAGGACAAGCATGAGCAGAAAGTCTATGAGCGTGAAATGCAGCGCATCACACTGCCACTCTCAGCATTTACCAACCCTGCCTGTGAGCTTGTAGATGAGAACACAATCGTGGTGCACACTAATGAGACGCCTGTGGAGGACACGCACGATGGTAGTGGCCCACTCATGGGGCAGGCGGGTACCCCTGGTGCctga
- the PIK3IP1 gene encoding phosphoinositide-3-kinase-interacting protein 1 isoform X1 gives MLRGGPRRAARGALLLAALLLAAARGAEECLRGDGASYRGSRRVASGGAPCLNWLAVRSGGAALPAAAADHSSCRNPDGAAAPWCYVRGAAGVPERRPCDIAPCPDATSTAAPVPATEADISQEVDQVFEPADTLPSRSEAAAVQPVIGISQRVQMNSKEKKDLGTLGYVLGLIMIVIIIAIGAGIVVGYVYKRGKDLKDKHEQKVYEREMQRITLPLSAFTNPACELVDENTIVVHTNETPVEDTHDGSGPLMGQAGTPGA, from the exons ATGCTGCgcgggggcccgcggcgggcggcgcggggcgcgctgctgctggccgcgctgctgctggccgccgcccgcggcgccgagg AGTGTCTCCGCGGCGACGGCGCGTCCTACCGCGGCAGCCGGCGAGTGGCCTCCGGCGGCGCCCCGTGCCTCAACTGGCTGGCGgtgcggagcggcggcgccgcgctcccggcag ccgccgcggaccacagcagctgcaggaacCCGGACGGCGCCGCCGCGCCCTGGTGCTACGTCCGAGGCGCCGCCGGGGTCCCCGAGCGGAGACCCTGCGACATCGCCCCGTGCCCAG ATGCTACTTCTACCGCAGCCCCAGTTCCTGCGACGGAGGCTGATATTTCTCAGGAGGTCGACCAAGTGTTTGAACCGGCTGATACCTTACCCTCCCGGAGCGAGGCAGCCGCTGTGCAGCCCGTCATTGGGATCAGTCAGAGAGTGCAAATGAACTCCAAAGAAAAGAAGGACTTAGGGACACTAG GGTATGTGCTGGGGCTGATCATGATAGTGATAATCATTGCCATTGGAGCCGGTATTGTCGTGGGATATGTCTACAAGAG GGGGAAAGACCTGAAGGACAAGCATGAGCAGAAAGTCTATGAGCGTGAAATGCAGCGCATCACACTGCCACTCTCAGCATTTACCAACCCTGCCTGTGAGCTTGTAGATGAGAACACAATCGTGGTGCACACTAATGAGACGCCTGTGGAGGACACGCACGATGGTAGTGGCCCACTCATGGGGCAGGCGGGTACCCCTGGTGCctga